A genomic region of Cannabis sativa cultivar Pink pepper isolate KNU-18-1 chromosome 1, ASM2916894v1, whole genome shotgun sequence contains the following coding sequences:
- the LOC115707091 gene encoding uncharacterized protein LOC115707091, translating into MAHEFISKGFRKFWNRSEIRVSVLFSLVLQIILVLMGNKRKYTTKIWLRFILWLSYLLADWVATLSIGVLSNLQGNESEDDSSTRQIYTVTSFWAPFLLLHLGGPDTITAYSLEDNELWWRNFVTLGGQLVAVLYIFLNAWSNNILNLLSIPILIAGLIKFGERIWALRCASSECFRKSMFPSAEAGPSYARHMDEYLSKKDEGFKVSIETTFEVPTIGHTHHHHLRTVIRPNSIVPNAHNLQHAHKFFTMFKPLFADLILSIHDIVHSQSFFQETSCDEVFRVIEIELGFMYDLFYTKALKFNSGLGCFTCLVTCGCVVSVSVFFLYIDKRHYYTVDIVITYILLIGAIVLEIYAVVLKLCSDWTMLWLSKLSSGAVVTYLYQAISFISSSTKQSKRWSNKVGQHNLISFCLKKSADKYWFSSYYDKLMFKYWYDRPSIAKNNKLKELIFEQLLTKSKRDSADCKELCDQRGEWVLKNEKCDNIFGWSVKGEFDKSILLWHIATDLCYDEDSESLNGDSRGKCPLGELSKLMSEYMLYILDLRPFMLPNGIGQIRFQDTCAEATEFFKERRSIANEGRARGGLLRVSTEISPSKVKRGRSNTVLFEACRLAKELQKWESTEKKWSLINNVWVEILCYAANQCQGNHHAQQLRRGGELLTHVWLLMAHLGITKHFQIADDHEKGVKMSFY; encoded by the coding sequence ATGGCTCATGAGTTCATTTCCAAAGGCTTCCGGAAATTCTGGAATCGGTCCGAGATTCGTGTGTCGGTTCTATTTAGTCTGGTCTTACAAATCATTCTGGTACTTATGGGAAACAAGAGGAAGTATACAACAAAAATATGGCTTAGATTCATTCTATGGTTGTCATATTTGTTAGCCGACTGGGTAGCAACGCTATCTATTGGTGTACTATCAAATTTACAAGGGAACGAATCAGAGGATGACTCTTCCACGAGGCAAATTTACACTGTAACATCATTTTGGgctccttttcttcttcttcacttggGTGGCCCGGACACCATTACGGCTTATTCCTTAGAAGACAATGAGCTATGGTGGAGAAACTTTGTTACGCTTGGGGGACAGCTAGTAGCTGTTCTCTACATATTCCTGAATGCTTGGTCCAATAATATTCTCAACTTACTTTCTATTCCGATTCTTATAGCTGGGCTAATCAAGTTTGGTGAGCGTATTTGGGCTCTGAGGTGTGCAAGTAGTGAATGCTTTAGAAAATCCATGTTCCCTTCTGCTGAAGCAGGGCCAAGTTACGCAAGGCACATGGATGAATATTTGTCTAAGAAAGATGAGGGCTTTAAGGTCTCTATCGAGACAACATTTGAAGTTCCCACGATTGGTCacactcatcatcatcatctccgCACTGTCATCCGCCCAAACAGCATAGTCCCAAATGCGCATAACCTTCAACACGCGCATAAATTCTTCACCATGTTCAAACCCCTTTTTGCAGACCTTATCCTCAGCATCCATGACATAGTACACAGTCAATCTTTCTTCCAAGAAACATCTTGTGATGAAGTTTTTAGAGTGATAGAGATCGAGCTGGGGTTCATGTACGACTTGTTCTACACCAAAGCTCTTAAATTTAACTCTGGTCTTGGTTGTTTTACATGTTTAGTCACATGTGGTTGTGTGGTTTCTGTGTCAGTGTTTTTCTTGTACATTGACAAACGACATTACTATACAGTAGATATAGTCATCACCTATATATTGCTGATTGGAGCAATTGTTCTTGAGATATATGCTGTTGTTTTAAAACTCTGCTCTGATTGGACAATGCTTTGGCTGAGCAAGCTCAGCAGCGGTGCTGTTGTGACTTATTTATACCAAGCAATTTCTTTCATTTCATCATCTACAAAACAGAGCAAGAGGTGGTCTAATAAAGTTGGACAGCACAACCTTATAAGTTTTTGCCTCAAAAAGTCAGCTGATAAGTATTGGTTTTCCAGCTATTATGACAAGTTGATGTTCAAGTACTGGTATGATAGACCTAGTAttgcaaaaaataataagttgAAAGAACTCATCTTTGAGCAGCTTCTGACTAAATCAAAGAGAGACAGTGCTGACTGCAAAGAATTATGTGATCAAAGGGGTGAATGGGTTCTCAAGAATGAGAAATGTGACAACATATTTGGATGGAGCGTTAAAGGAGAATTTGACAAGAGTATCCTTCTTTGGCATATTGCAACAGATCTTTGTTATGATGAAGATAGTGAGAGCTTAAATGGTGATTCTCGTGGGAAGTGTCCTTTAGGGGAGCTGAGCAAGTTGATGTCAGAATATATGTTGTATATTCTAGACTTGAGACCTTTTATGCTGCCTAATGGAATTGGGCAAATCAGGTTCCAAGACACATGTGCTGAGGCCACTGAATTCTTTAAAGAAAGAAGATCCATAGCTAATGAAGGTAGGGCTCGAGGAGGATTGTTAAGAGTTAGCACTGAAATTTCTCCTTCCAAAGTGAAAAGAGGTAGAAGCAACACGGTGTTGTTTGAGGCCTGTAGGCTTGCGAAAGAGCTGCAGAAATGGGAGAGTACTGAGAAGAAGTGGAGTCTGATAAACAATGTTTGGGTGGAAATATTATGTTATGCAGCTAATCAATGCCAAGGGAATCATCATGCTCAACAGCTAAGACGAGGTGGAGAGCTGCTCACTCATGTATGGCTTCTTATGGCGCATCTTGGTATCACCAAACATTTTCAAATTGCAGATGATCATGAAAAGGGTGTTAAGATGAGTTTTTATTGA
- the LOC115707088 gene encoding uncharacterized protein LOC115707088, with protein sequence MAQVLSESLTKDLTEWRIEAMVLLSLLIQTILIVAGSRRKYWTSSSLGFFLWMAYLSADWVATLSLGLVSNTTRTDASAAEDPSPGYLIKAFWSSLLLLHLGGPDTITAYSLEDTELWLRNFVVLSGQLIVSLFIFLNAWSADWLNYLSLPILVAAMIKLGQRVLVMMRASSEHFRKSLFPDPDPGPDYARYMDEFSLKREEGFKVSSRRIIDMPKVGHHLNSASANVTIPNAQTLLDAYTFFNMFKPLFADLILNIHNIFNSQSFFQNRSCDEVFRVIEIELGFIYDVFYTKMVTFYSKLGVFLHFLSLSCVISVFVAFVVAKKEAHSTIHVIITYILLTGSTILQIYTFLVLLCSDWTMLWLSKRKKSIADFFYQPISYIPKFLTPRNKRWSNSIGQYNLIGFCFAHRPGKCAKYLKDWISFYDKLVYGYYFKRCNIPKELKEEIFKQLQKKSRGTSELSDCKELCDHRGETALKNEECDGTLDWSVKREFDESILIWHIATNLCYNTDVDEGLNDSQPNQGLNTVRPVNFKEISKLISEYMLYILVMRPFMLPNGIGQIRFQDTCAEAVKFLEERKSIAINEETACEALLKVSTKISPSEVKGDRCKSVLFEACRLVKSLQTLETDRKWEKEKKWELICNVWVEILSYAASQCQKNQHVQQLRRGGELLTHVWLLMAHLGITKQFQVTRGHARTRLVVQ encoded by the coding sequence ATGGCCCAAGTTCTTTCTGAAAGCCTTACTAAAGATTTGACAGAATGGAGGATCGAAGCAATGGTTCTCCTTAGTCTCCTCATTCAAACCATATTGATCGTAGCCGGAAGCAGGAGAAAGTACTGGACTAGCAGCTCACTCGGATTCTTTCTATGGATGGCCTATCTATCAGCAGACTGGGTTGCAACACTCTCCCTCGGCTTAGTTTCCAATACCACAAGAACTGATGCAAGTGCAGCAGAGGATCCTAGCCCGGGCTACCTTATAAAAGCCTTTTGGTCTTCTCTTCTACTTCTTCATCTTGGTGGCCCTGACACCATTACAGCTTATTCCTTGGAAGATACTGAATTATGGTTGCGAAACTTTGTTGTTCTCTCCGGACAATTGATAgtctctctcttcatcttcctcAACGCCTGGTCTGCAGATTGGCTTAACTATCTCTCCCTTCCAATACTTGTGGCTGCAATGATCAAGCTTGGACAGAGGGTTTTGGTTATGATGCGTGCCAGTAGCGAACATTTTAGAAAATCATTGTTTCCTGATCCTGATCCGGGTCCAGACTATGCCAGATACATGGATGAGTTTAGTTTGAAGAGAGAAGAGGGATTCAAGGTGTCTTCAAGAAGAATAATTGACATGCCTAAAGTAGGTCATCATCTTAATTCTGCTTCAGCAAACGTCACAATTCCCAATGCACAAACATTGTTAGACGCATACACTTTCTTTAATATGTTCAAGCCACTTTTCGCTGACCTGATCTTAAACATCCACAACATTTTCAATAGCCAATCTTTCTTTCAAAACAGATCATGTGATGAAGTGTTCAGGGTGATTGAGATTGAGCTTGGATTTATCTACGATGTGTTCTACACGAAAATGGTTACGTTCTACTCTAAACTAGGTGTCTTTCTCCATTTCTTGAGTTTGTCATGTGTTATTTCTGTGTTTGTGGCCTTCGTCGTGGCTAAGAAGGAAGCTCACTCCACCATTCATGTCATCATCACCTACATACTGCTCACTGGTTCTACCATTCTTCAGATATATACCTTTCTTGTTCTACTCTGTTCTGACTGGACAATGCTATGGCTAAGCAAGCGTAAGAAATCTATAGCTGATTTCTTTTACCAGCCCATTTCCTATATTCCAAAGTTTCTGACACCCAGAAACAAAAGATGGTCCAATAGCATTGGGCAATACAACCTAATAGGATTTTGCTTTGCTCATAGGCCTGGGAAATGCGCTAAATATCTGAAGGACTGGATAAGCTTTTATGATAAGCTGGTGTATGGGTACTATTTCAAGAGGTGTAACATTCCCAAGGAATTGAAAGAGGAGATCTTTAAGCAACTTCAGAAGAAATCTAGAGGTACTTCAGAGCTTAGTGATTGTAAGGAATTATGTGATCATAGAGGTGAAACTGCTCTTAAGAATGAGGAATGTGATGGCACACTTGACTGGAGTGTTAAGAGAGAATTTGATGAAAGCATTCTTATCTGGCATATTGCAACAAATTTGTGTTATAATACTGATGTGGATGAAGGCTTGAACGATTCTCAACCGAACCAAGGCTTGAACACAGTTCGGCCTGTAAATTTTAAAGAGATCAGTAAGCTCATATCAGAATATATGTTGTATATTTTGGTCATGCGGCCATTCATGCTGCCTAATGGGATTGGACAAATCCGGTTTCAAGACACATGCGCCGAGGCGGTCAAGTTTTTGGAAGAGAGAAAATCCATAGCAATAAATGAGGAGACAGCTTGTGAAGCACTGCTCAAAGTGAGCACCAAAATTTCTCCATCAGAAGTGAAAGGAGACAGATGCAAGTCGGTGTTATTCGAGGCTTGCCGCCTTGTGAAAAGCCTACAAACCCTTGAAACAGACCGAAAGTGGGAAAAGGAAAAGAAGTGGGAATTGATATGCAATGTTTGGGTGGAGATACTGTCATATGCAGCTAGTCAATGCCAGAAAAACCAGCATGTTCAGCAGCTAAGGCGAGGCGGCGAGCTACTCACTCATGTCTGGCTTCTTATGGCTCATCTTGGCATAACCAAACAGTTTCAAGTTACACGTGGCCATGCAAGGACTAGGCTGGTTGTGCAGTGA
- the LOC115704535 gene encoding probable disease resistance RPP8-like protein 2 codes for MNQTLRYIPFCSNNDQDPVHEDLVEISLGIFFVFSIGFIYLNYKIVQYLDDYRWIKREWRLLDALTKDFQTANKSVEEIKQRANQAWETELNLRGMTQTLSEIEKKWLMKEAKVISDVQRYVDDYEKLITTKGARTNLIKWYVSLVFKKSIPIVELALGIYRIKKEITSQLKQKKEYTNSIVKELEESRMKVRSLQDRPIQEAEQSSVIRPVPLSRSAVALVLERLVTVESQSGMFRGVEDKVSSLVMQLQLLRAFIKDLQKLRFDSELEKAWVEEAQLINARSLNDVNTFLQDAADQQRWLAIVTDYRFLRRKLDKIITNVDKEISHLLETKQRYGFSFIKRERDSFLDVVTAPSVIRTQDNDLSVELENTCKQLEEEEATNVAINMRKTCLEFLRKLASEVMPSMKTERRIKEAFEHLKLCKEVYTIKVMKESCFAVGLEDDILKLLKMISDTNQYGSVISVVGMKGVGKTTIVKELLNHNSTIKKFHARHFVYVPEETSNVSLLRNVGNQILHTQNERSDNEYWINKLQGYLNRDEKPHLLVLDNLGSKEAWDILKPAVVSVGNARPIILITTRHKVVASHVNSNLSSIRQLRLRTREESWDFFTQIVSCPSNDEDGEDVKLAKKVVLKAGGLPLAILRLGYLLSGKEVTKEELSVVLQRVTQGQNQTPWMAVKDTIKEDLPFQPDLENCLSYFELFPRDFEISARRLVALWVARGLTQSDNTSGVRTQEKDAYNYLLELIGRNIIQIVEKKLNGKVLTCRFPGILRELWLASRTNNTAAHSWSLCGTMEQKLAYRFDDEDTGFSRRIHRLDHSNLLPEESSPLSIMFFDTREGDQPGLDIRNFLCKAIKTGRLLDLVVLDLEHVYKPQLPDIIANLKKLTYLGLRWTEVEKLPKTIGQLSNLQTLDLKHTQVQKLPSSIWKLKKLRNLHLNGSCRIKYMPPPNNLHKLSGVLVDHEGGALMDGLPKLVNLRKLRLTIQSTLQEGLSRHIEQLTNLRSLSLRSINESSQLQELYVPHLNNLTHLSSLTLAGKIRRSSVMFDLPRSLTELTLSSSELEIGNQIIQMLGNNLPELKFLCLLANSYSEKEMICSVGFPKLLVLKLWNLPNLEKLEVKEGVMSSLRTFEIRCCLQLTATNTELPKLATLSELKLTNMPDEYTAELKKKLTKLKRNLPIKIFTFNPDEPK; via the coding sequence ATGAATCAGACGTTGAGATATATACCCTTTTGCTCGAATAACGACCAAGATCCCGTGCATGAAGACCTTGTTGAAATATCTTTGGGGATTTTCTTTGTGTTTTCCATTGGCTTCATCTATCTAAACTACAAAATTGTGCAGTATTTAGATGACTACAGGTGGATTAAAAGAGAATGGAGGTTGCTGGATGCTCTTACAAAAGATTTCCAGACGGCTAACAAATCAGTGGAAGAAATAAAGCAGAGAGCTAATCAAGCGTGGGAGACAGAGCTCAATCTGAGAGGAATGACTCAAACATTGAGTGAAATAGAGAAGAAGTGGTTGATGAAAGAGGCAAAGGTGATCTCAGATGTGCAGCGCTATGTTGATGATTATGAGAAACTCATAACCACAAAAGGAGCTAGAACTAATTTGATCAAATGGTATGTTTCACTAGTCTTCAAAAAGTCCATACCAATAGTTGAGCTAGCCCTTGGAATTTATAGAATCAAGAAGGAGATAACAAGCCAGCTTAAGCAGAAGAAAGAATATACAAACTCCATTGTTAAGGAACTAGAGGAGTCGAGAATGAAAGTCCGAAGTTTGCAAGACAGGCCTATTCAGGAGGCAGAGCAGAGCTCTGTTATCCGTCCAGTGCCTCTGTCTCGCTCGGCGGTTGCTTTGGTCCTAGAACGCCTGGTTACTGTGGAATCACAATCAGGCATGTTTCGAGGGGTAGAAGATAAAGTTTCTTCCTTGGTAATGCAGCTGCAACTACTGAGAGCTTTCATTAAAGATTTACAAAAGCTCAGATTTGATAGCGAACTTGAAAAGGCTTGGGTGGAGGAGGCACAACTGATCAATGCTCGATCACTGAACGACGTCAATACATTCTTGCAAGATGCAGCAGATCAGCAGAGATGGCTCGCTATCGTCACTGATTATCGATTTCTGAGACGCAAGTTGGATAAGATTATTACTAATGTTGACAAAGAGATCTCTCATCTCCTTGAAACAAAACAAAGGTATGGTTTTAGTTTTatcaagagagaaagagattcctTCCTAGATGTGGTGACTGCGCCTTCTGTGATTCGTACCCAGGACAATGATCTGTCTGTTGAATTGGAGAATACATGTAAACAATTGGAAGAAGAAGAGGCAACTAATGTTGCCATTAATATGAGAAAAACTTGCCTTGAGTTTTTGAGGAAATTAGCTTCTGAAGTCATGCCTTCCATGAAGACAGAAAGGAGAATTAAGGAAGCGTTTGAACATCTCAAATTATGCAAAGAAGTGTACACGATTAAGGTGATGAAAGAATCATGCTTTGCAGTTGGTTTGGAAGATGACATACTGAAACTTTTGAAAATGATCAGTGATACTAATCAATACGGCTCAGTCATTTCTGTTGTTGGTATGAAAGGAGTTGGTAAGACAACTATCGTCAAAGAACTCTTAAACCATAATTCTACTATCAAAAAATTTCATGCTCGTCACTTTGTTTATGTTCCGGAAGAGACGAGTAATGTTTCACTACTCCGCAATGTTGGAAATCAGATCCTCCATACCCAAAATGAAAGGAGTGATAACGAATACTGGATCAATAAGTTGCAAGGTTACTTAAATCGTGATGAGAAGCCACACCTCCTAGTTCTCGACAACTTGGGGTCCAAAGAAGCTTGGGATATACTCAAACCTGCGGTGGTCTCAGTTGGAAACGCTAGACCTATTATTTTGATCACCACTCGTCACAAAGTCGTAGCTTCTCATGTGAATTCGAATTTGAGCAGTATCCGCCAGCTTCGGCTAAGAACCAGAGAAGAGAGCTGGGATTTTTTTACACAAATAGTCTCGTGTCCTTCTAATGATGAAGATGGTGAAGATGTCAAGCTTGCGAAAAAGGTGGTGTTGAAGGCTGGAGGTCTTCCCCTTGCTATCTTACGTCTTGGATATTTATTGTCAGGGAAGGAAGTCACTAAGGAGGAGTTGTCTGTGGTGCTGCAGCGTGTAACTCAAGGTCAGAATCAAACACCATGGATGGCCGTTAAGGACACCATTAAAGAAGACTTGCCATTTCAACCAGATCTTGAAAATTGTCTCTCCTACTTTGAACTGTTCCCAAGGGACTTTGAAATTTCAGCAAGGAGACTAGTTGCTTTATGGGTGGCTCGAGGATTGACACAAAGTGATAACACCAGTGGAGTGAGAACTCAGGAAAAAGATGCCTACAATTATCTTCTGGAGTTAATTGGCCGTAACATCATTCAAATAGTCGAAAAAAAGCTCAATGGGAAAGTTTTGACATGCCGATTTCCTGGCATTTTAAGAGAACTCTGGCTGGCCAGCAGAACAAACAACACTGCAGCTCACTCCTGGTCCTTGTGTGGAACTATGGAGCAGAAACTTGCCTATCGATTCGATGATGAAGACACTGGTTTCAGTCGGAGAATTCATCGTCTGGACCACTCAAATCTTTTGCCGGAGGAAAGTTCTCCTCTCTCTATTATGTTCTTTGATACCCGCGAAGGAGATCAGCCTGGTTTAGATATACGAAACTTCCTATGCAAAGCCATTAAAACAGGGCGCTTACTTGACTTAGTTGTTCTTGATCTCGAACATGTCTACAAGCCTCAATTGCCCGACATCATAGCAAATCTAAAGAAGCTTACATATCTAGGCCTAAGATGGACTGAAGTAGAGAAGCTCCCCAAAACCATAGGCCAATTGTCGAATCTCCAAACTCTGGACCTAAAGCATACTCAAGTGCAAAAGCTTCCTAGCTCCATATGGAAACTGAAGAAGCTTCGAAATCTGCATTTGAACGGGAGTTGTCGAATCAAATACATGCCTCCACCAAACAATCTTCATAAGTTATCTGGCGTACTTGTGGATCATGAAGGTGGGGCATTGATGGATGGTCTTCCAAAGTTAGTTAACCTTCGAAAGCTGCGGCTAACGATCCAATCGACACTGCAAGAAGGTTTGTCAAGACACATTGAACAACTGACTAACTTAAGATCTTTGAGTCTGAGATCCATTAATGAAAGCAGCCAACTCCAGGAGCTATACGTGCCACATTTGAATAATCTTACACATCTTTCAAGCCTAACATTGGCAGGAAAGATACGAAGATCATCTGTCATGTTTGATCTACCACGAAGCCTCACTGAACTTACCTTATCAAGTTCGGAACTTGAAATAGGGAACCAAATAATACAAATGCTAGGGAATAACCTTCCAGAACTCAAATTTCTCTGTTTGCTTGCCAATTCTTACAGCGAAAAAGAAATGATTTGCTCAGTGGGATTTCCCAAGCTTCTTGTTTTGAAACTTTGGAATCTTCCTAATCTGGAAAAACTGGAGGTGAAGGAAGGAGTGATGTCGAGCCTGAGAACGTTTGAAATCAGGTGCTGTTTGCAGTTGACAGCAACTAACACTGAGTTACCCAAGTTAGCCACTCTCTCAGAATTGAAACTAACTAACATGCCTGATGAATACACAGCCGAGTTGAAAAAGAAGTTAACGAAGCTAAAACGCAATCTGCCGATTAAAATCTTCACTTTCAACCCTGATGAGCCAaagtaa